The proteins below come from a single Parageobacillus thermoglucosidasius genomic window:
- the uvrA gene encoding excinuclease ABC subunit UvrA — MATDKIIVKGARAHNLKNIDVEIPRDKLVVLTGLSGSGKSSLAFDTIYAEGQRRYVESLSAYARQFLGQMDKPDVDAIEGLSPAISIDQKTTSRNPRSTVGTVTEIYDYLRLLFARIGRPVCPEHGIEITSQTIEQMVDRLLSYPERTKMQILAPIVSGRKGTHAKTLEDIRKQGYVRVRVDGEMRELTETIELEKNKKHSIEVVVDRIIIKDGIATRLADSLETALKLADGKVLIDVIGQEELLFSEKHACPYCGFSIGELEPRLFSFNSPYGACPDCDGLGATLEVDPDLVIPNNELSLREHAIAPWEPQSSQYYPQLLEAVCNHYGIDMDVPVKDLPKEQLDKILYGSGGEKIYFRYQSDFGQIREQYIVFEGVIPNVERRYRETSSDYVREQMEKYMAQQPCPTCKGNRLKKESLAVLVGGKHIGEVTALSVTEALAFFENLQLSEKEQKIAHLILREIRERLGFLKNVGLDYLTLNRSAGTLSGGEAQRIRLATQIGSRLTGVLYVLDEPSIGLHQRDNDRLIATLKSMRDIGNTLIVVEHDEDTMLAADYLIDIGPGAGIHGGRVVAAGTPQEVMNNPDSLTGQYLSGKKFIPIPSERRKPDGRWIEVVGAKENNLKNVSVKIPLGTFVAVTGVSGSGKSTLVNEILYKALAQKLQRAKAKPGEHKTIKGLEHLDKVIDIDQSPIGRTPRSNPATYTGVFDDIREVFAATNEAKVRGYKKGRFSFNVKGGRCEACHGDGIIKIEMHFLPDVYVPCEVCHGKRYNRETLEVTYKGKNIAEVLEMTVEDALEFFGNIPKIKRKLQTLYDVGLGYMKLGQPATTLSGGEAQRVKLAAELHRRSTGRTLYILDEPTTGLHVDDIARLLKVLQRLVDNGDTVLVIEHNLDVIKTADYIIDLGPEGGEQGGQIVATGTPEEVAEAKHSYTGRYLKPILERDRERMRALYETAGA; from the coding sequence ATGGCAACGGATAAAATCATCGTCAAAGGTGCGAGAGCCCATAATTTAAAAAATATCGACGTCGAAATTCCCCGTGACAAGCTCGTTGTTTTAACGGGGCTTTCCGGTTCGGGGAAATCGTCGCTTGCGTTTGATACGATTTATGCGGAAGGGCAGCGGCGCTATGTCGAATCACTTTCGGCATACGCCCGCCAGTTTTTAGGGCAAATGGATAAGCCGGATGTCGATGCGATTGAAGGGCTGTCGCCAGCGATTTCGATCGACCAGAAAACGACAAGCCGCAATCCGCGTTCGACTGTCGGAACGGTCACGGAAATTTATGATTATTTGCGGCTTTTGTTTGCCCGCATCGGCCGTCCGGTTTGTCCGGAGCATGGCATCGAAATTACATCGCAGACGATCGAGCAGATGGTCGACCGGCTTCTTTCCTATCCAGAACGGACGAAAATGCAAATTCTCGCTCCTATCGTCTCCGGGCGGAAAGGGACGCATGCGAAAACGCTGGAGGATATTCGCAAGCAAGGGTATGTGCGCGTGCGCGTCGACGGGGAAATGCGGGAGCTTACAGAAACGATTGAGCTTGAGAAAAATAAAAAACATTCGATTGAGGTCGTCGTCGACCGGATTATTATTAAAGACGGGATTGCTACACGTTTGGCAGATTCATTAGAGACGGCTTTGAAGCTTGCGGACGGAAAAGTGCTGATTGATGTCATTGGCCAGGAAGAGCTGCTGTTTAGCGAAAAACATGCGTGCCCGTATTGCGGCTTTTCGATTGGCGAGCTTGAGCCGCGCCTGTTTTCGTTTAACAGCCCGTACGGCGCCTGCCCGGATTGCGACGGCCTTGGGGCGACGCTTGAAGTCGATCCCGATTTAGTCATTCCGAACAATGAGCTGTCATTGCGCGAGCACGCCATCGCTCCGTGGGAGCCGCAAAGCTCGCAATATTATCCGCAGCTGTTAGAAGCGGTGTGCAACCATTACGGCATTGACATGGACGTGCCGGTAAAAGATTTGCCGAAAGAGCAGCTCGATAAAATTTTATACGGCAGCGGCGGCGAGAAAATTTACTTCCGCTACCAGAGCGACTTCGGGCAAATTCGCGAGCAATATATCGTTTTTGAAGGGGTTATTCCGAACGTGGAGCGCCGCTATCGGGAAACAAGTTCTGATTATGTCCGCGAACAAATGGAAAAATATATGGCGCAGCAGCCATGTCCGACGTGCAAAGGAAACCGCTTGAAAAAAGAGAGCCTCGCCGTTCTCGTCGGCGGCAAACATATCGGCGAAGTGACGGCCCTCTCCGTTACGGAGGCGCTTGCCTTTTTTGAAAACTTGCAGCTGAGCGAAAAAGAACAAAAAATCGCCCATCTCATTTTGCGCGAAATCCGCGAGCGCCTCGGCTTTTTAAAGAACGTCGGCCTCGATTATTTAACACTCAACCGCTCCGCCGGAACGCTTTCTGGCGGAGAAGCGCAGCGCATTCGTCTGGCGACGCAAATCGGCTCGCGCTTAACCGGGGTGCTTTACGTTTTGGACGAGCCGTCGATTGGGCTCCATCAGCGCGATAATGACCGTTTGATTGCGACGCTGAAAAGCATGCGCGACATCGGCAACACGCTTATTGTCGTTGAGCATGACGAAGATACGATGCTTGCCGCTGATTATTTAATTGATATTGGGCCGGGTGCGGGCATTCATGGCGGCCGCGTCGTTGCGGCCGGAACGCCGCAAGAAGTGATGAACAACCCGGACTCGCTCACCGGGCAATATTTATCGGGGAAAAAATTCATCCCTATTCCGAGCGAGCGCCGCAAACCGGATGGACGATGGATTGAGGTTGTCGGCGCGAAAGAAAATAACTTGAAGAATGTGTCGGTGAAAATCCCGCTCGGCACGTTTGTCGCGGTCACCGGCGTATCCGGTTCCGGAAAAAGCACGCTCGTCAATGAAATTTTGTATAAGGCGCTTGCGCAAAAATTGCAGCGCGCGAAGGCGAAACCAGGAGAGCATAAAACGATCAAAGGGCTTGAACATTTAGACAAAGTCATTGACATTGACCAATCGCCGATCGGCCGCACGCCCCGCTCCAACCCGGCGACATATACGGGCGTGTTTGACGATATTCGCGAAGTGTTTGCGGCGACGAATGAAGCGAAAGTGCGCGGGTATAAAAAAGGCCGCTTCAGCTTTAACGTCAAAGGCGGGCGATGCGAAGCGTGCCACGGTGACGGCATTATTAAAATCGAAATGCACTTTTTGCCGGATGTGTATGTTCCGTGTGAAGTATGCCATGGCAAACGGTATAACCGCGAAACGCTGGAAGTGACATACAAAGGAAAAAATATTGCGGAAGTGCTTGAGATGACAGTGGAAGATGCGCTTGAGTTTTTCGGGAATATCCCGAAAATTAAGCGGAAATTACAGACGCTGTATGATGTCGGTTTAGGGTATATGAAGCTTGGGCAGCCGGCAACGACGTTGTCGGGCGGAGAAGCGCAGCGCGTCAAATTGGCTGCCGAATTGCACCGCCGTTCGACAGGCCGGACGCTCTATATTTTAGACGAGCCGACGACCGGGCTTCACGTCGACGACATTGCCCGCTTATTGAAAGTGCTGCAGCGCCTAGTCGATAACGGGGATACCGTTCTCGTGATTGAGCACAATCTCGATGTCATAAAAACGGCGGACTACATTATCGATCTTGGTCCGGAAGGCGGCGAACAAGGCGGGCAAATCGTGGCGACGGGAACGCCGGAAGAAGTGGCTGAAGCAAAACATTCGTATACTGGCCGTTATTTAAAACCGATTTTGGAGCGCGACCGCGAACGGATGAGGGCATTGTATGAAACGGCAGGGGCATAA